The Desulfurobacterium indicum genome contains the following window.
GTGAGAAGATTTTTCCTTCTACTGCTTTCCATCTCTTTTGCCTTTTCCTGTTCTTTTCAAAGGGAACAAAAGCCGGTAGTTTCAAACACAAAAACAGAGAATATTTCGATAAGTGCCTATTTTTCTCCCAGAGGCGGTTGCACAAAGACTCTGATAAAAGAGATTGACAGTGCAAAACATGATATTGATGCGGCTATATATAGTTTTACTTCAAGAAGAATAGCAAAGGCATTTATAAGAGCCTATAAAAGAGGTGTAAGGGTAAGAGTTATAATAGACAGAAGCACTGCAAAATCAAAGAGATGTATGGCACCCTTGTTAGAAAGAGCAGGGATTCCCGTAAAGTTTAAGAGAGGAACAGGTGGCGGATTGATGCATAACAAGTTTGCCGTTATAGATGGAAAAACGGTAATTACAGGTAGTTTTAACTGGACTGTAAGTGCTGAGAAGAGAAATGATGAAAATCTGGTTGTTATAAGAGGTGATATTCCTTTAGTTCAGCGTTATCAGAAAGTTTTTGAAAAGTTATGGTATCTGGCAAAACTGGAGGAGTAATTTGAACCTTGAAGCTTTGAAAGAAGAATTTTTCAAAGAAAGAGAAAAAATAAAAAGACGTCATTTCCAGAAAGAAACAGGTTTTTATATAGCTCAGGATTTGAAAAATGCCCTTGATAAATTATTAAAGCAGGTTTTTCCTCATTTTTTTGGCAGATGGGATATTCCGTGTTGCCTTGTTGCACTCGGCGGTTATGGCAGAGGAGAGCTTAACTTTTATTCGGATATGGATTTTAACCTTTTATATGATGGAAAACTAAAAGATGTTCATAAAGAAGATCTGGAAGCTTTTTACTACTATATGCTTTCTTTTAATATAGATCTGGGGTATGCTCCAAGGAGTATTGATGATGCCCTGTCTCTTGCCAAAAACGACTTGAGTGTTTTGACAAATTTCCTTCAGGTTCGATTTATCGAAGGTGATAAGAAATTGTTGGAAAAGTTTGAAAAGAAATTTTTTAGGTTTGTTAAAAAAAATGCCGAAAGCATAATTGACGGAATTGTAAAGTCGAGAAACGAAAGGTATAAAAGGTTTTTCGGAACAGTTTATTACCAGGAACCAAATGTAAAAGAGAGTAAAGGCGGTTTAAGAGACTTACACGAGGCGTTCTGGATTGCAAAAATTGTTTATGATATTAAAAATTACTCCGGCTTTATAGATAAGAGTATTATTGACTGGAAAAGTTTTAGAGACGTGGTATCTGCTTACGATTTTCTTTTAAGAGTCAGGAATCATCTTCATATAATAAGCGGCAGGAAGAGTGATATTTTAAGTTTCCAGCTTCAAAGGGAAGTTGCAGAATTTTTCGGCTTTTCAAAGGATAATAAAGGTGTTGAAAGTTTCATGAAAAGTTACTTCAATGCTGCTCTTGATCTTTCCATAATTACACGAGAGATTATAAAAAAATCAAGAGAATTCTTAAAAAGTAATAAAAAATCTATTTTTTCCGTTTTGAAGAAGGAACATAAATTGAGTACTCATTTTTACGAACACGAAGGTTCTCTTTACATTTATGAGAATAGAGAAACAGAGGTTTTAAAAAATCCGTATCTTGTTGTTGAAGCTTTTAAATTGATTCAAAAGTACGGACTTTCGATATCTCCTAACGCATTCAGTATCTTTAAACTTTCTGCTGAAACTGAAAAGAAAAAATTTCAGAAAAAGGAAGTTCTGATGCAGTTCAAAGAGATAATGACTAATCCTGTAAGGCTTTCCTATGTTCTTGAGCTTATGCACGATTGTAAAGTGCTTGACGTTCTGATTCCTGATTTTGAAAGATTGAGAGGGCACTTTCAGTTTGATACATATCACAAATTTACAACAGATATTCACCTTATAATGACTGTTAGAGAGCTTGAAAAAATCAGAGATATAAATATTGAAACAAGGGGTCTGTATCAAGTTCTGGATGAGCTTGAGCATCCTGAATTGCTATATGTTGCAGCTCTTTTTCACGATATAGGAAAAGGAAAGAGAGGGAAACACGAAAATGTGGGAGCTGCAATAACAAGGCGTTATCTTAAAAAGCTGGACTTCTCCGATGATGAGATTGAAGAGATTTCCTGGCTTATAAAAAATCACCTTCTCATGTCTCACCTTGCCTTTAGAAGAGATATAAGTGATCCCAGACTTATAGAAAGCTTTGTGAAAGAGTGTGAAACAGAAGAAAGGTTAAAAAAGCTTTTCCTCCTTACCTACGCAGACATAAAGGCGGTTGGTCCTGGCGGCTGGGATAGATGGAAGGCAGCCCTTTTGTGGGAGCTTTTTTCATCGGCGATGGATGTTTTCCATGCAGGTAAAGATGTTAGAGAATTGATAGAAGAAAAAGTCAGGAAAAAGGCTGAAAAGGTCAAAGAACTGCTTAAAGATGATGTTGATAAGGTTCTCCTTGAAAAGCTTTTCGAATCTGCCGAATCTGACTATTTAAGGACGTATTCTCCGGAAGACATTGTTAAACATCTGAAAATGGTTAAGGACCTTATAGAAGAAAATAAAGACATTTGTGTTAAGCCGGAGTTCTTTCCAGAAATGGGATACTGTGAACTAACAGTTGTTGATAGGTATAAAAGAGCATTTTTCTATAAAATAGCAGGTATTTTCACATACCTGAATTTAAATATTAAAGGTGCTTATATAAATAAAGCGGTTACCGTTGATGGTGTTGATTTTATGGTTTATACGATAAGAGTTTCTACAGTATCGGAGGAGGTTCCGGAAGAAGATATTATTAAAAAAGTAAAAAAATATGTGAAAAAGGTTTACAGAGAAGAGATTGTTGTCGAAGATCTGCTGAAAAATCCGTTTAAAAATAAAGGTTTCAGGAGCAATCTTCCGAAACCTGCGACAAAAGTAAAATTTGATAACAGAACATCAGAAAAATATACAATCGTTGAAGTTTCAACATGGGACAGGTTAGGCCTTCTTTTCGCTATTACAGGAGAGCTTGTAAATGCTGGAACAAAGCTACGCAGAGCTATAATATCTACCGAAGGTAACAAAGTAATTGATTCATTTTACATAACAGATATGGAGCACAACAAGATAACAGATGAGTTGAAACTGAAGGAGATAGAAAATAGAATATTAACCGTTCTAAAAGAGTAGTGGTATGGCCATTCTGGAAACAGTTTTGATTTTTCTTTATTTGATGTTAGGTGTTTTTCTGCTAAAATCCAACATGCGGATAATTTACGGAGTTTTTGCCGTTTCAGGTTTTTTCTTTTTAAGGATTTCTCTCTGTCCATCCTGTCCTCTATATAAAGGAAACTGCACTTCTCGATGGAACGAAATTGGAAGACTCTTCAGGATAAAAGAGAAAGAAAAAATACTTTTTCGTTCCTTTACAAAGGTTGCAACAATTTATTGGATTTTTGTTTTTATGTTCCCTCTAATTATCATTCCTGCCAGAGAGTCTCTGTTTCTCTTTATTCTGCTTCCAATTGTTGTTTTACAAGTTATCAGGTGTAAGAAATGCCCCGTCAGGAATAGATGTTTTTTTGGCTCCTTTGTCAGGAAGGAAAAATAAGCTTAAATTTAACTCTTAAGGGGGCGGAAAATGGGGAAAAAGCTGAATCTTAAAATCCATCCTGACAGAGCGAGAGAAGTAGCGAAGATTCTTACAAAAAAGCTTAGTAGTGAAGGAATATTTGAATCCAAAAAACTTCCTGATGATGAAATTAGGAAGATTCCATTTAAAGATAGGGAAAAACTTGTAGCCGTTCTATCTCTTGTTACAGCTCTTGATTATATGAGAGATGCCGAAAAGTTATGGCAGAGTGCTGTTGAAACAGTTAAAGACAAAGAACTTCAGTGGATTTTTTCTCCAAAAGAGGTTGTAAAAAAAGGAAGGGAAGAACTTAAAAAAGCGCTTTTGAAGCATAAAATTGCAATGAGAAAGGATAAAGACACCGATATATGGTGGAATATTTCACAGACAATAGCTGGAGATTTTAACGGCAGCTTCCTCTCATTTTTTAATAGTTTCAATTACATGGTTGATAAAACCTATGAGAAACTTGACGACAAGAATTGGCACGAGAAATTTCCCAATCTTTCAGGCAGAAAAATCTTCCCTCACTGGATAAGAATTCTGAAGGAAAAAGTGGAGGATTTGCCCTTTGAAAATATAGAAAAACTTCCTATTCCCGTTGATGTTCATGTAACAAGAGCAACGTTTACAACCGGATGTATAACAGGGACTTACAAGGCAAAAAGCATAACCGCAACAGTGAGAAAACTTGTTATAAAGGTCTGGAACGAGGCATTGAAAGACGAAAATATTCCTCCTGTTTCTATGTTCAGGCCTCTCTGGCTTTTAAGCAAACATGGATGTCATTATAGAAAAAACGGAATCTGTCCTAAAAAGGATAAATGCCCCGTCAAGCATTTATGTGTTGACGGTAAAGTTATTGTTTCTGCTTCCCATGTAGAAATAGATACAACTTTATAAATCTTTTCCGTTTATTTTTATTCTGAATTCGCAACCTAAAACCTTGCTTGCTTTTCTGCACATTTCCATTCTTTCTTTAAAAACACTGAAAAACTCCAGTATATCCGAAATAGAAGTATCCATTTTAAGCGCAAGTTTGATTATTTTTCTCTTTGGATTCACCTCTATATTGGAATAATAGATGGAATAATTAACTCTATCGTGAATATCTTCTTGTATATTACTGTCTTCTCTGACTCTGTTTCTGCTGACGTGAGATTTATCTGCTATAACGACAGCTGCAGCTATGGGTGTTACGGGCACTCCGGTGGCAGATTCGTGATTTCCTATGGCATACATTAAATCCGTCAGGTCCTCCTCTGTTAATATGTTCTTTTCTTTAAGAAGTTGATAGGTAAGAAGTGCTCCAGCCTGCGCATGGTCGTGTCGACAAACGATATTTCCTATATCATGTAAAAGTCCTGCAATTCCTGCAAGTTCAACATCTCTTTCAGGGTAGTGCAATTTTTTCAGAATCATTCTTGCATGTCCCGCTACCCATACTACATGTTTTGTTCC
Protein-coding sequences here:
- a CDS encoding N-glycosylase/DNA lyase, producing the protein MGKKLNLKIHPDRAREVAKILTKKLSSEGIFESKKLPDDEIRKIPFKDREKLVAVLSLVTALDYMRDAEKLWQSAVETVKDKELQWIFSPKEVVKKGREELKKALLKHKIAMRKDKDTDIWWNISQTIAGDFNGSFLSFFNSFNYMVDKTYEKLDDKNWHEKFPNLSGRKIFPHWIRILKEKVEDLPFENIEKLPIPVDVHVTRATFTTGCITGTYKAKSITATVRKLVIKVWNEALKDENIPPVSMFRPLWLLSKHGCHYRKNGICPKKDKCPVKHLCVDGKVIVSASHVEIDTTL
- a CDS encoding phospholipase D family protein, which gives rise to MRRFFLLLLSISFAFSCSFQREQKPVVSNTKTENISISAYFSPRGGCTKTLIKEIDSAKHDIDAAIYSFTSRRIAKAFIRAYKRGVRVRVIIDRSTAKSKRCMAPLLERAGIPVKFKRGTGGGLMHNKFAVIDGKTVITGSFNWTVSAEKRNDENLVVIRGDIPLVQRYQKVFEKLWYLAKLEE
- a CDS encoding HD domain-containing protein → MISYRDLLKDEKIFYYIERADYFLKNMGYTFHGTKHVVWVAGHARMILKKLHYPERDVELAGIAGLLHDIGNIVCRHDHAQAGALLTYQLLKEKNILTEEDLTDLMYAIGNHESATGVPVTPIAAAVVIADKSHVSRNRVREDSNIQEDIHDRVNYSIYYSNIEVNPKRKIIKLALKMDTSISDILEFFSVFKERMEMCRKASKVLGCEFRIKINGKDL
- the glnD gene encoding [protein-PII] uridylyltransferase; translation: MNLEALKEEFFKEREKIKRRHFQKETGFYIAQDLKNALDKLLKQVFPHFFGRWDIPCCLVALGGYGRGELNFYSDMDFNLLYDGKLKDVHKEDLEAFYYYMLSFNIDLGYAPRSIDDALSLAKNDLSVLTNFLQVRFIEGDKKLLEKFEKKFFRFVKKNAESIIDGIVKSRNERYKRFFGTVYYQEPNVKESKGGLRDLHEAFWIAKIVYDIKNYSGFIDKSIIDWKSFRDVVSAYDFLLRVRNHLHIISGRKSDILSFQLQREVAEFFGFSKDNKGVESFMKSYFNAALDLSIITREIIKKSREFLKSNKKSIFSVLKKEHKLSTHFYEHEGSLYIYENRETEVLKNPYLVVEAFKLIQKYGLSISPNAFSIFKLSAETEKKKFQKKEVLMQFKEIMTNPVRLSYVLELMHDCKVLDVLIPDFERLRGHFQFDTYHKFTTDIHLIMTVRELEKIRDINIETRGLYQVLDELEHPELLYVAALFHDIGKGKRGKHENVGAAITRRYLKKLDFSDDEIEEISWLIKNHLLMSHLAFRRDISDPRLIESFVKECETEERLKKLFLLTYADIKAVGPGGWDRWKAALLWELFSSAMDVFHAGKDVRELIEEKVRKKAEKVKELLKDDVDKVLLEKLFESAESDYLRTYSPEDIVKHLKMVKDLIEENKDICVKPEFFPEMGYCELTVVDRYKRAFFYKIAGIFTYLNLNIKGAYINKAVTVDGVDFMVYTIRVSTVSEEVPEEDIIKKVKKYVKKVYREEIVVEDLLKNPFKNKGFRSNLPKPATKVKFDNRTSEKYTIVEVSTWDRLGLLFAITGELVNAGTKLRRAIISTEGNKVIDSFYITDMEHNKITDELKLKEIENRILTVLKE